One Setaria viridis chromosome 5, Setaria_viridis_v4.0, whole genome shotgun sequence genomic region harbors:
- the LOC117858317 gene encoding fimbrin-2 has product MGFEGLVVVSDPYLQRRFTQADLRALQAKYAALRDASPSGRLRIRDLPAAISSLRGATVAAKGDAEKENSAPEAGPGPGLTDEEWASVLKAVARADERPQQDASFELFLRVYAEMQLRLKAAGASAGGKKAGGGIARSSSSSAVAFLTAATTTLLHTISESEKASYVGHINAYLAEDPFLKSALPIDPATDHIFHITKDGVLLCKLINLAVPGTIDERAINTKRVLNLWEKNENHTLCLNSAKAIGCTVVNIGTQDLAEGRPHLVLGLISQIIKIQLLADVNLKSTPQLVELVEDSKEMEELMSLSPEKILLRWMNFQLKKGGFQRTVTNFSSDIKDSEAYACLLNVLAPECSAKPSAMSVKDLLHRARLVLEHADRMGCKRYLTPKDIVDGLPNLNLAFVAHIFQKRNGLSKQMKQVSFVDGLSDDAQVSREERSFRLWINSLGISTYINNVFEDLRNGWVLLEVLDKVAPGSVNWKMANRPPIKLPFKKVENCNQVLKIGKELKFSLVNIAGNDIVQGNKKLILAFLWQLMRYNILQLLKNLRFHSNGKEITDNDILAWANKKVKDSGKHHSRMESFKDRSLSSGTFFLDLLSAVEPRVVNWSLVTKGEKDEEKQMNASYIISVARKLGCSIFLLPEDILEVNQKMMLTLTASIMYWYLKRPTSHSLDSENGSSCETSSTTTSDDSASESSFDDNAAR; this is encoded by the exons ATGGGGTTCGAAGGGCTGGTGGTGGTTTCCGACCCATACCTGCAGCGCCGCTTCACGCAGGCCGATCTCCGCGCGCTCCAGGCCAAG TATGCGGCGCTGCGGGACGCGTCGCCCAGCGGGAGGTTGCGGATACGtgacctccccgccgccatctccagcCTCCGCGGCGCCACCGTCGCGGCCAAGGGCGACGCCGAGAAGGAGAACAGCGCGCCGGAAGCAGGCCCAGGCCCGGGCCTCACAGACGAGGAATGGGCCTCCGTGCTCAAGGCCGTCGCGCGCGCCGACGAGAGGCCGCAACAGGATGCCAGCTTCGAGCTCTTCCTCCGCGTCTACGCCGAGATGCAGCTTCGCCTCAAGGCGGcaggcgccagcgccggcgggaagaaggcgggcggcggcatcgcccgctcctcgtcctcctccgccgtcgccttcctcacggcggccaccaccacgctGCTGCACACCATCAGCGAGTCCGAGAAGGCATCCTACGTCGGCCACATCAACGCATACCTCGCTGAGGATCCGTTCCTCAAGAGCGCGCTCCCCATCGATCCGGCCACCGATCACATCTTCCACATCACCAAGGATGGCGTCCTCCTATG CAAGCTCATTAACTTGGCCGTACCGGGCACCATTGACGAGCGCGCCATCAACACCAAGAGGGTGCTCAATCTGTGGGAGAAGAATGAGAATCATACACTTTGCCTCAACTCCGCCAAGGCGATCGGCTGCACCGTCGTCAACATCGGCACACAGGACCTTGCCGAAGGGAGG CCTCATCTTGTCCTGGGCTTAATTTCTCAAATAATCAAG ATACAACTGTTGGCGGATGTTAACCTGAAAAGCACACCTCAGTTGGTTGAATTGGTCGAGGACAGCAAG GAGATGGAGGAGCTTATGAGCTTGTCTCCTGAAAAGATTCTATTAAGGTGGATGAACTTTCAACTGAAGAAAGGAGGTTTCCAGAGAACAGTAACAAACTTTTCATCAGATATAAAA GACAGTGAAGCGTATGCTTGTCTATTGAATGTCCTGGCACCTGAATGCAGTGCAAAACCATCGGCAATGTCAGTAAAAGACTTGCTTCATAGAGCAAGATTAGTCCTTGAGCATGCAGATAGGATGGGCTGCAAAAGATACCTGACTCCAAAAGACATAGTTGATGGCTTACCAAATCTAAATCTTGCCTTTGTAGCTCATATTTTTCAGAAAAG AAATGGGTTGTCCAAACAAATGAAACAAGTTTCTTTTGTGGATGGACTCTCTGATGATGCTCAAGTTTCCAGGGAAGAAAGGTCATTCCGGCTGTGGATtaatagccttggaatttccaCTTACATCAACAACGTGTTTGAAGACCTTAGAAATGG ATGGGTTCTCCTTGAGGTGCTTGACAAGGTTGCTCCTGGCTCAGTTAATTGGAAGATGGCAAATCGTCCGCCAATAAAACTACCATTCAAGAAAGTTGAAAATTGCAATCAAGTTTTGAAGATCGGAAAAGAACTAAAGTTTTCCTTGGTGAATATTGCTGGAAATGATATTGTGCAAGGGAATAAGAAACTGATATTAG CTTTTCTATGGCAATTGATGCGGTACAATATTCTTCAACTGCTGAAGAATCTTAGATTTCACTCAAATGGAAAAGAGATCACAGATAATGACATATTGGCATGGGCCAATAAAAAAGTAAAAGATTCTGGAAAGCACCATTCTCGTATGGAAAGTTTCAAG GATAGAAGCCTTTCCAGCGGCACCTTTTTCCTTGATTTACTAAGTGCTGTGGAGCCTCGAGTTGTGAATTGGAGCCTTGTGACTAAAGGAGAAAAAG ATGAAGAGAAGCAAATGAATGCTTCATACATCATTTCCGTGGCTAGGAAGCTTGGTTGCTCCATTTTCTTGTTGCCAGAAGATATATTGGAG GTGAACCAGAAGATGATGCTAACTCTGACAGCAAGCATCATGTACTGGTATTTGAAAAGACCAACATCACATTCATTGGACTCTGAAAACGGGAGTTCATGTGAGACAAGCTCGACCACAACTTCAGACGATTCTGCATCTGAATCATCGTTCGATGACAATGCAGCTAGATAG